In Sutterella faecalis, a genomic segment contains:
- a CDS encoding Nif3-like dinuclear metal center hexameric protein: MKTRALIEFLDGVLKPGEFRDYAPNGLQVEGRENISSIVLGVSASLGLIEAAAAKGADAVLVHHGWFWRGEDARIVGVKGRRIRCLIENGMNLIGYHLPLDAHPEVGNNAELARVLGLSIDTRAGEYGLLHAGEILSGPMTAAEFALRVEKALHRKPLLVGPADKRVHRIGWCSGAAQDELGEAAALGCDLYLSGEIREHTTFEAVELGVPYLAAGHTATEQFGIQALGRLIKATFPELVIEYIPQENPV, translated from the coding sequence ATGAAGACAAGAGCCCTCATCGAGTTTCTGGACGGCGTCCTGAAGCCCGGAGAATTCAGAGATTATGCTCCGAACGGACTTCAGGTTGAGGGTCGTGAAAACATCTCTTCGATTGTGCTGGGGGTAAGCGCATCGCTCGGGCTCATTGAGGCTGCCGCAGCGAAGGGCGCCGACGCCGTTCTCGTGCATCACGGCTGGTTCTGGCGCGGCGAGGATGCGAGGATTGTCGGCGTCAAAGGGCGCCGCATCCGGTGCCTCATTGAAAACGGCATGAACCTCATCGGCTACCATCTGCCCCTGGATGCACACCCCGAGGTCGGGAACAACGCCGAACTCGCGCGCGTCCTCGGCCTCTCGATCGATACCCGTGCGGGCGAATACGGGCTCCTCCATGCAGGGGAAATTCTCTCGGGCCCCATGACGGCAGCGGAATTCGCGCTGCGCGTCGAAAAGGCGCTTCACCGGAAGCCTCTTCTCGTGGGGCCGGCCGATAAGCGCGTTCACCGCATCGGCTGGTGCTCGGGCGCCGCTCAGGATGAGCTCGGCGAGGCCGCAGCCCTCGGGTGCGATCTTTATCTCTCCGGGGAAATTCGCGAGCACACGACCTTTGAGGCGGTGGAGCTCGGCGTTCCCTATCTTGCGGCCGGCCATACGGCGACGGAACAATTCGGCATTCAGGCGCTCGGGCGCCTGATCAAAGCGACGTTCCCGGAACTCGTCATCGAATACATCCCGCAGGAGAATCCGGTCTGA
- the tatC gene encoding twin-arginine translocase subunit TatC, with protein sequence MTDQKPVLEAPDDPANEQPLVAHLIELRNRLMKSVIAIVVVFACLSPFMKQIFDYLSQPLMVALPQGAKLLATGVVAPFFVPLKVTLFLAFLIALPIVLYQIWAYVAPALYRSEKRLALPVLISSIVMFAVGMAYCYFIVFRMVFQFIAGFSPDSVNFAPDIDSYFSFVLTMFLAFGLTFEVPIFVVVLNRVGFASCTKLKKARPYVIVGAFVIAAIFTPPDALSQILLALPLVVLYQVGIWCVQAFGKTDDEVEEMKEKKAEEDAEG encoded by the coding sequence ATGACCGATCAGAAGCCGGTGCTTGAGGCGCCTGACGATCCCGCGAACGAGCAGCCGCTGGTTGCGCATCTCATTGAATTGCGCAACCGCCTCATGAAGTCCGTGATCGCGATCGTGGTGGTGTTCGCCTGCCTCTCGCCCTTCATGAAGCAGATCTTCGACTACCTGTCGCAGCCTCTGATGGTGGCGCTTCCGCAGGGGGCGAAGCTCCTCGCAACGGGCGTGGTGGCGCCCTTCTTCGTGCCCCTGAAGGTAACGCTCTTTCTCGCCTTCCTGATTGCGCTCCCGATCGTGCTCTATCAGATCTGGGCCTATGTGGCGCCTGCGCTCTACAGAAGCGAAAAGCGCCTGGCGCTTCCGGTGCTCATCAGCTCCATCGTGATGTTTGCGGTCGGCATGGCCTACTGCTACTTCATCGTCTTCCGGATGGTCTTCCAGTTCATTGCCGGCTTCTCGCCGGATTCGGTGAACTTCGCGCCCGATATCGATTCGTACTTCAGCTTCGTTCTCACGATGTTCCTCGCCTTCGGCCTTACCTTTGAAGTGCCGATTTTCGTGGTGGTTCTGAATCGCGTGGGGTTCGCCTCCTGCACGAAGCTGAAGAAGGCCCGTCCCTATGTGATCGTCGGCGCCTTCGTGATTGCGGCGATCTTTACGCCGCCCGATGCTCTTTCCCAGATTCTCCTTGCGCTCCCGCTTGTCGTTCTTTATCAGGTCGGCATCTGGTGCGTGCAGGCTTTCGGCAAGACGGACGATGAAGTCGAGGAAATGAAGGAAAAGAAGGCGGAGGAAGACGCTGAGGGCTGA
- the tatA gene encoding Sec-independent protein translocase subunit TatA: MGSLSVWHWLIVLAIVVLVFGTGKLKNMGKDLGGAIKGFKEGMRDAEDKPADKAADPKEIPQQAAAKQADTIDVEAKEKPKA; encoded by the coding sequence ATGGGTTCTCTTTCCGTCTGGCACTGGCTCATCGTCCTCGCCATCGTCGTTCTCGTCTTTGGTACGGGCAAGCTGAAGAACATGGGCAAGGACCTGGGCGGCGCCATCAAGGGCTTCAAGGAAGGCATGCGCGACGCGGAGGATAAGCCCGCCGACAAGGCTGCTGATCCGAAGGAAATCCCGCAGCAGGCCGCCGCCAAGCAGGCTGACACGATCGACGTCGAAGCCAAGGAAAAGCCGAAGGCCTGA
- a CDS encoding ClpXP protease specificity-enhancing factor SspB, translating to MSSYQNLRAIVIDAVREYCAEHYFRPYIWVEVDSACRVPTEYVKDGMIILDIDDEAVRGFQMNDEYLSFEARFGDETDSMEIVVPLNRIVHVAAAEQAVEGASFMASPTSPELLEKLTGSSVAPRRPMRIK from the coding sequence ATGAGCAGCTACCAGAATCTTCGGGCGATCGTGATTGACGCCGTTCGGGAATACTGCGCCGAACATTATTTCCGCCCCTACATCTGGGTGGAAGTCGACAGCGCCTGCCGGGTGCCGACGGAATACGTGAAGGACGGGATGATCATTCTCGACATCGACGACGAAGCGGTGCGGGGCTTTCAGATGAATGACGAATACCTCTCCTTCGAAGCGCGCTTCGGCGACGAGACGGATTCGATGGAAATCGTCGTGCCGCTCAACCGCATCGTTCATGTCGCAGCGGCCGAGCAGGCCGTTGAGGGAGCGTCCTTCATGGCGAGCCCGACGAGCCCCGAGCTTCTCGAAAAACTTACGGGCAGCAGCGTTGCGCCGCGGCGCCCGATGCGCATCAAATAA
- a CDS encoding S1C family serine protease encodes MVAPKAKKARLKQLWLLFAQAVTVGCAAALVWKTFFPAPEPSPAPNPPKAEDPLEKDLALLAMSGDYSNAVSIAAPSVVNIFTRKTVRMSRADELGVDWNQDPELHLKALGSGVIVSSSGDILTNYHVVDGIRSIFVALSDGRTYEATLRGNDVETDLALLQVKAKDLPAIRIGDSSELRVGQTVLAIGNPFDVGQTVTSGIISALGRHGFGLNNYEDFIQTDAAINQGNSGGALVNLRGELIGINSAIFSPDHVEGFVGIGFAIPSSIVSTVLPAMMAGQTVERGYIGLVPRQLSQELAQDLSLRVRSGVMVKQVIPNSPAAKADIRSFDVILEVNGQPIARANRLLQIIARLKPGTDVEVKILRGNRTLSKHVVASQRPHGSLEKEAIIPSPAEEEGDFEERSR; translated from the coding sequence ATGGTAGCGCCAAAGGCTAAAAAGGCACGTCTCAAGCAGCTCTGGCTTCTTTTTGCTCAGGCGGTTACCGTGGGCTGCGCAGCCGCACTCGTCTGGAAGACCTTTTTCCCGGCGCCGGAACCGAGCCCCGCGCCGAATCCCCCGAAGGCCGAGGATCCGCTCGAAAAGGATCTCGCGCTTCTCGCGATGAGCGGCGACTACAGCAATGCCGTCAGCATCGCCGCTCCTTCGGTCGTCAACATCTTCACGAGAAAGACCGTCCGCATGAGCCGCGCCGACGAGCTCGGAGTCGACTGGAATCAGGATCCGGAGCTTCATCTGAAGGCGCTAGGAAGCGGCGTCATTGTTTCCTCGTCCGGCGACATTCTCACCAACTACCACGTGGTCGACGGAATCCGGAGCATCTTCGTTGCGCTTTCCGACGGGCGCACCTATGAGGCGACGCTTCGCGGGAACGACGTCGAAACGGATCTCGCGCTCCTTCAGGTCAAAGCAAAGGACCTTCCCGCCATCCGGATCGGCGATTCGTCTGAACTTCGCGTGGGTCAGACCGTGCTCGCGATCGGGAACCCCTTCGACGTGGGCCAGACCGTCACCTCCGGCATCATCTCCGCCCTCGGCCGCCACGGGTTCGGGCTCAACAATTACGAAGACTTCATCCAGACCGATGCCGCCATCAATCAGGGGAATTCCGGCGGCGCGCTCGTCAATCTCAGAGGCGAACTCATCGGCATCAACAGCGCTATTTTTTCGCCCGATCATGTTGAGGGCTTTGTCGGCATCGGCTTCGCGATCCCGAGCTCCATCGTGAGCACAGTGCTCCCCGCGATGATGGCGGGCCAGACCGTTGAGCGCGGCTACATCGGGTTGGTGCCGCGGCAGCTCTCCCAGGAGCTCGCTCAGGACCTGAGCCTGCGCGTGCGCTCGGGCGTCATGGTGAAGCAGGTCATTCCGAATTCTCCGGCCGCCAAGGCCGACATCCGGAGCTTTGACGTCATTCTCGAAGTGAACGGCCAGCCCATTGCCCGCGCGAACCGTCTGCTTCAGATCATTGCCCGGCTGAAGCCCGGCACTGATGTAGAGGTGAAGATTCTCCGCGGAAACCGCACGCTCTCGAAGCACGTTGTCGCCTCGCAGCGCCCGCACGGGTCGCTTGAAAAGGAAGCCATCATTCCGTCGCCCGCCGAAGAGGAAGGCGACTTTGAGGAAAGAAGCCGCTGA
- a CDS encoding histidine triad nucleotide-binding protein, with amino-acid sequence MSDCIFCKIAAGEIPSSKIYEDDDVVAFRDIHPQAPVHFLIIPKKHITSLATAEAADEPLLGKMLGLTRTLALQEGCANGFRVIINTGRDGGQEVPHLHVHVLGGPRPWKRTTEF; translated from the coding sequence ATGTCGGACTGCATCTTCTGCAAGATCGCTGCGGGTGAAATTCCCTCCAGCAAGATTTACGAGGACGACGACGTCGTCGCCTTCAGGGACATTCATCCTCAGGCGCCGGTGCATTTTCTGATTATTCCGAAGAAGCACATCACGTCGCTTGCCACGGCAGAAGCGGCCGATGAGCCGCTTTTGGGTAAAATGCTTGGCCTGACGCGCACTCTTGCGCTTCAGGAAGGCTGCGCAAACGGCTTCCGCGTGATCATCAATACCGGCCGCGACGGCGGTCAGGAAGTTCCGCATCTGCATGTGCACGTTCTGGGCGGCCCCCGTCCCTGGAAGCGCACGACTGAATTCTGA
- the tatB gene encoding Sec-independent protein translocase protein TatB encodes MFDFGFSEMMIVGVVALIVLGPERLPLVARKTGEWIGKAQRFVAQVKSDIDRETELSELKRIQDEAKNLANDVKSSVEAQASSIESSVKSVADEANEAGKAAETAFNEVKSNAAGTPAEANSGVASAKDINEVYGWGDANTDSEIMTPAYAWNEPKTFAKRYHSGPSVDELAQEIERLRRELGMRETTLGGAGGRRTGMAPRAKSLRTRIYR; translated from the coding sequence ATGTTTGATTTCGGTTTCAGCGAAATGATGATCGTCGGCGTTGTTGCGCTCATCGTGCTCGGGCCTGAGAGGCTCCCGCTCGTTGCGCGCAAGACCGGCGAGTGGATCGGCAAAGCGCAGCGCTTCGTCGCGCAGGTGAAGTCCGACATTGATCGGGAGACCGAGCTCTCCGAACTCAAGCGCATTCAGGATGAAGCGAAGAATCTCGCGAACGACGTGAAGTCTAGCGTTGAGGCTCAGGCTTCGAGCATTGAGTCTTCGGTGAAGTCCGTGGCCGATGAGGCCAATGAAGCCGGGAAAGCGGCCGAAACCGCCTTCAATGAAGTGAAGAGCAATGCTGCCGGAACGCCTGCGGAGGCAAATTCGGGCGTGGCATCCGCCAAGGACATCAATGAAGTCTACGGCTGGGGCGACGCGAATACCGACAGCGAAATCATGACGCCCGCCTACGCCTGGAACGAGCCCAAGACTTTTGCGAAGCGCTATCACTCGGGCCCCTCCGTCGACGAGCTCGCGCAGGAGATTGAGCGGCTGCGCCGCGAACTCGGCATGCGCGAAACGACGCTTGGCGGCGCGGGCGGACGGCGCACCGGGATGGCTCCCCGCGCGAAGAGCCTCCGTACCCGTATCTATCGATAA
- the murA gene encoding UDP-N-acetylglucosamine 1-carboxyvinyltransferase, whose product MEKLKIRGGRRLVGEVRTSGAKNAALPILCASLLTAGDLKLTNVPDLADVRTMLLLLEGMGVKVRREGHEVTLNAGALTSTVAPYELVKTMRASILTLCPLVARFGAARVSLPGGCAIGARPVDQHIKGLRALGAEVRIDHGYVDAQSPRLKGARIITDMVTVTGTENLMMAAVLAEGETVIENAAREPEVVDLANCLIAMGAKITGAGTPTIVIEGVKTLHGAEHRVVADRIEAGSYLCAAAATRGDVLVTHCVPGDLEAVTAKLREMGASIESGADWLRLRMTGRPKAVRIRTTPHPGFPTDMQAQFMAIAAIAEGASEITETIFENRFMHVPELARMGAKICVNGHTAVVTGVEALEGAAVMATDLRASASLVIAALAAQGESTVDRLYHLDRGYEHMEEKLRGLGADVERIRS is encoded by the coding sequence ATGGAAAAGCTCAAGATCCGCGGCGGACGCCGCCTTGTCGGCGAAGTCCGCACCAGCGGAGCAAAGAACGCCGCGCTCCCGATTCTCTGCGCCTCGCTTCTGACGGCCGGAGACCTGAAGCTCACGAACGTGCCGGATCTTGCCGACGTGCGCACGATGCTCCTTCTTCTGGAAGGAATGGGCGTGAAAGTCAGGCGTGAGGGCCATGAAGTGACGCTCAATGCGGGGGCGCTGACGAGCACCGTTGCGCCCTATGAACTCGTCAAGACGATGCGCGCGTCGATCCTGACGCTTTGCCCGCTCGTCGCGCGCTTCGGCGCCGCCCGTGTGAGTCTTCCCGGCGGCTGCGCCATCGGCGCCCGCCCGGTGGATCAGCACATCAAGGGCCTGAGAGCGCTGGGCGCCGAGGTGAGAATCGATCACGGCTACGTCGACGCTCAGTCGCCGCGCCTGAAGGGGGCACGCATCATCACCGATATGGTGACGGTGACGGGAACGGAAAACCTCATGATGGCAGCGGTGCTCGCGGAGGGCGAAACCGTCATTGAAAATGCTGCCCGGGAGCCGGAGGTGGTGGATCTTGCCAACTGCCTTATCGCCATGGGGGCAAAGATTACCGGGGCGGGGACGCCCACCATCGTTATCGAGGGGGTGAAGACCCTCCACGGTGCAGAACATCGGGTTGTCGCCGACCGCATTGAGGCGGGAAGCTACCTTTGCGCGGCAGCCGCCACGCGGGGCGACGTTCTCGTCACGCACTGCGTCCCCGGAGATCTGGAGGCCGTGACGGCGAAGCTTCGCGAAATGGGCGCTTCGATCGAATCGGGTGCCGACTGGCTGCGCCTTCGGATGACGGGACGACCCAAGGCCGTCAGAATCCGCACGACTCCGCATCCGGGTTTCCCGACAGACATGCAGGCGCAGTTCATGGCCATCGCCGCGATTGCGGAAGGCGCGTCGGAAATCACCGAAACGATTTTCGAAAACCGCTTCATGCATGTTCCCGAACTCGCCCGCATGGGAGCGAAGATCTGCGTCAACGGCCATACGGCTGTGGTTACGGGCGTTGAAGCGCTCGAAGGGGCTGCCGTGATGGCAACCGACCTGCGCGCCTCTGCGTCCCTGGTCATCGCAGCGCTTGCTGCCCAGGGCGAAAGCACGGTCGATCGTCTCTATCATCTTGACCGGGGCTACGAGCACATGGAAGAGAAGCTTCGGGGGCTCGGTGCGGATGTCGAGCGCATCCGCAGCTGA
- a CDS encoding MlaA family lipoprotein, with translation MKKQLLRPLGAAAVCSALFLAGCAQVPPNAGENPADPYESFNRNVYAFNDALDRAVAKPVAEAYAAWTPEFMQTGVSNAMDNLGEPTNTVNNLLQGKADKGIGTFFRFLVNSTFGIAGLFDVASEIGLEKAPEDFGQTLGVWGVGEGSYLVLPVLGPSSTRDWARYPAGWATSPTTWALWDEDWYWSAGLWLVDGLDTRARLLELEKFRESTVDEYAAVRDAYLAARRRAVADGEAMDAEEELETLTPLDFDDEE, from the coding sequence ATGAAGAAGCAGTTATTGAGGCCTCTCGGCGCGGCCGCAGTTTGTTCAGCGCTTTTTCTCGCCGGGTGCGCTCAGGTGCCGCCCAATGCGGGGGAGAACCCGGCGGATCCGTATGAGTCCTTCAACCGCAACGTGTATGCCTTCAACGATGCGCTCGACCGCGCGGTGGCAAAGCCCGTGGCTGAAGCCTACGCTGCATGGACGCCCGAATTCATGCAGACGGGGGTTTCAAATGCGATGGACAACCTCGGCGAACCTACGAATACGGTGAACAACCTCCTGCAGGGAAAGGCCGACAAAGGAATCGGAACCTTCTTCCGTTTTCTGGTCAACTCCACCTTCGGCATCGCCGGCCTCTTTGACGTGGCGTCCGAGATCGGACTCGAGAAGGCTCCCGAGGATTTCGGTCAGACGCTGGGCGTCTGGGGCGTGGGCGAGGGTTCCTACCTCGTGCTCCCGGTGCTCGGGCCCTCCTCAACCCGCGACTGGGCGCGTTATCCGGCAGGGTGGGCCACAAGCCCGACCACCTGGGCGCTTTGGGATGAGGACTGGTACTGGAGTGCCGGGCTCTGGCTCGTTGACGGGCTCGACACCCGGGCGCGGCTTCTCGAGCTTGAGAAATTCCGGGAGTCGACCGTTGACGAATATGCCGCCGTTCGCGATGCATACCTGGCGGCGCGCCGCCGCGCGGTAGCGGACGGCGAGGCCATGGATGCCGAAGAAGAGCTCGAGACGCTCACGCCGCTCGATTTCGATGATGAGGAATAA
- a CDS encoding glutathione S-transferase N-terminal domain-containing protein, whose product MMYLYSGPTCPFSQMSRILLNEKGCEFEVKSVDLDGVVQNEEDLAVVRMSPYGELPVLTERDLLLYNVYVVNEYIDERFPHPQLMPADPVGRARTRLFLHVLERELFPHVKVLENARSNEDRRELARRRLRENLDILSMRVGDTKFLLSDDFGMIDVVLAPILWRVPYYGIQLSATATKLEIYAQRLFARQSFIDSMTAQERTMRK is encoded by the coding sequence ATGATGTATCTCTACTCGGGCCCGACCTGCCCGTTCTCTCAGATGAGCCGCATTCTTCTCAACGAAAAGGGATGCGAATTCGAAGTCAAGTCGGTTGACCTCGACGGCGTTGTGCAGAACGAGGAAGATCTTGCGGTCGTCCGCATGAGCCCGTACGGTGAGCTTCCGGTCCTTACGGAACGCGACCTTCTTCTCTACAACGTTTACGTTGTGAATGAATACATTGACGAGCGCTTCCCGCATCCGCAGCTGATGCCCGCGGATCCGGTGGGCCGCGCCCGCACGCGCCTCTTCCTCCATGTGCTCGAACGCGAACTCTTCCCCCACGTGAAGGTGCTCGAGAACGCCCGCTCGAACGAAGACCGCCGCGAGCTCGCCCGCCGACGCCTGCGCGAAAACCTCGACATCCTCTCGATGCGCGTGGGCGATACGAAGTTCCTCCTCTCGGACGACTTCGGCATGATCGACGTGGTGCTCGCTCCGATCCTCTGGCGCGTTCCCTACTACGGCATTCAGCTTTCCGCCACGGCGACGAAGCTTGAGATCTATGCCCAGCGCCTCTTCGCGCGCCAGTCCTTCATCGATTCGATGACGGCCCAGGAACGCACGATGCGCAAGTAA
- a CDS encoding MlaC/ttg2D family ABC transporter substrate-binding protein: MQRRTFLSSSLIAAALAAAPILPVWAAGSLPYDDKGDPFAFVVDLSNAVLERIRGSDSLKSGNIDALRELVDGIIMPATDFTMMTRMTVGPKWRTATKEQRKALEEGFETLLMRVYAGGLSAVKDQKCELRPTRVKTVRPEMVIRTLLTSGSENPIALDYRIYQAKDKSWKIVDVNIEGIWMVENYRSQFASVLSQDGVDGLIRLFNEKGAELAETMKKKEASK, encoded by the coding sequence ATGCAGCGCAGAACATTTCTTTCGAGTTCGCTCATTGCGGCCGCCCTTGCCGCAGCGCCTATCCTTCCCGTCTGGGCGGCCGGGAGTCTCCCCTACGACGACAAGGGGGATCCCTTCGCCTTCGTGGTGGATCTTTCCAATGCCGTGCTCGAGCGAATCCGCGGGAGCGACTCGCTGAAGTCGGGCAATATTGATGCGCTTCGCGAGCTTGTCGACGGCATCATCATGCCGGCAACCGACTTCACGATGATGACCCGCATGACGGTGGGGCCGAAGTGGAGAACGGCGACGAAGGAGCAGAGGAAGGCGCTCGAAGAGGGTTTTGAGACGCTTCTCATGCGCGTTTATGCGGGCGGGCTCTCAGCAGTGAAGGATCAGAAGTGCGAACTGAGGCCCACGCGCGTGAAGACCGTGCGCCCGGAAATGGTGATCCGCACGCTTCTCACGAGCGGCTCGGAGAATCCCATTGCGCTCGACTACCGCATCTATCAGGCGAAGGACAAGAGCTGGAAGATCGTCGACGTCAATATCGAAGGGATCTGGATGGTGGAAAACTACCGTTCGCAGTTTGCATCCGTTCTTTCGCAGGACGGCGTTGACGGGCTGATCCGGCTCTTCAACGAAAAGGGAGCGGAGCTCGCCGAAACCATGAAGAAGAAAGAGGCTTCGAAGTGA
- a CDS encoding STAS domain-containing protein, translated as MRVAEEVIDFENAPAVKRELLRAQASGDFTVDLSDVKRADSAALSVLLSARRKAEALGGRLAIEGLPADLKTLARLYGVEEILGLPVEKTTER; from the coding sequence GTGAGAGTCGCAGAGGAAGTCATCGATTTCGAGAATGCCCCGGCCGTAAAAAGGGAGCTTCTCAGGGCGCAGGCATCGGGCGACTTCACGGTTGATCTTTCGGATGTGAAGCGCGCCGACAGCGCCGCGCTTTCCGTGCTGCTTTCTGCTCGAAGAAAAGCAGAAGCGCTCGGGGGGCGCCTCGCGATCGAAGGGCTTCCCGCCGATCTCAAAACGCTCGCTCGTCTTTATGGCGTCGAGGAGATTCTCGGGCTTCCGGTTGAAAAGACGACCGAGCGCTGA